Below is a genomic region from Streptomyces ferrugineus.
TTCGTACGCAACGAGCCGTTCGCGGGAGTGGCCCCGTCCTGGGCGTTTCACGACGAGCTGGAGCTGGCGCCCGGTGACACGCTCACCCGCCGCTACCGGGTCGTCGTGGCCGACGGGGCGTGGGAGCGGGAAGAGATCGCCAAGTACCTGCGGACGCATCCCTGGTGCTGAGAACGTGCTGAGTACGGCCGCCCGACCCGGCGGCCGCGTCACGCCGCCGTCGGCCCCGCCACCGACCAGCCGGGCACCTGGGGGTGGGCCGTGAGGTCCTCGTGGCGCACCGGGTCGCCGCAGGCGCGGCAGATGACGACCGGGACGAGTTCGTTGCCGCAGATGTGCTCGATCACCATGGGGCGGTCGTCGTCCCCGCGCAGATGGCGGTCGCCCCAGGCCATGAGGGTCATCAGGACCGGCTCCAGCTCGAGTCCCGCCCGGGTCGGCCGGTACTCGAACCGCTGCGGGCGCTCGCTGTAGGCGCGTTTGGTCAGGATGCCCGCGTCGACGAGGCGGCGCAGCCGGGTGGCCAGGATGTCGCGCGGGGCGCCGATGTTGCGCACGAGCTGGTCGAAGCGGCCGTTGCCCAGGCACACCTCGCGCAGGACCAGCAGGGAGTACTTCTCGCCGACGAGCGCCAGGGCGTCGGCGATGGAGCAGGGGCGCGGATCTTTGGTGGCGGCCATGCCGCTCAGTCTAGGGGGTGGGTTCGACTTTCCAACCGATGGCCAACCCTATGGGTTTGATTTTCCAACCTTCCGAGTTATGGTGAGTTTGGATTTCCTACTCACTGGTAACCGCCCTCACGGGCAATCGCCGGCCGCCAAGGAGGCCCGCACCATGCGTGACGCAGTCATCGTCGAAGCCGTACGCACCCCCATAGGCAAGGGCAAGCCGAACGGCTCCCTGGCGCACGTCCACCCCGTCCAGCTCCTCGCCCACACCCTGCGCACCCTCGTCGAGCGCTCGGGCGTCGACCCGGCGCTGATCGACGACGTCATCGGTGGCACCGTCGACCAGGTCGGCGAGCAGGCCATGAACACCACCCGCTACGCCGCCCTGTCCGCGGGCTTCCCGGAGACGGTCCCGGCGACCACCGTGGACCGCCAGTGCGGCTCCTCCCAGCAGGCCGTGCACTTCGCCGCCCAGGGCGTGCTCTCCGGCGCGTACGACCTGGTCGTCGCCTGCGGCGTCGAGTCGATGAGCCGGGTGCCGATGTGGTCGAACGTGCCGCCCGGCAAGGACCCCTTCGGCCCCGGCATCGCCGAGCGCTACCCGGAGGGGCTCGTCCCGCAGGGCATCAGCGCCGAGCTGATCGCCGCCAAGTGGTCGATCACCCGCGAGCAGATGGACGCCTTCGCCGTCTCCTCGCACCGGAAGGCGGCCGCCGCCTGGGATCAGGGCCTCTTCGACGCCGAGGTCGCGCCCCTGGAGGGCGTCTCGCGCGACGAGTGCGTACGGCCGGGCAGCACCCCCGAGATCCTCGCCGGCCTCAAGCCCGCGTACTACGACCCGGCGTTCGCCGAGCGCTTCCCGCAGATCGAGTGGAATGTCACCGCCGGCAACGCCAGCCCGATCAACGACGGCGCCTCCGCCGTCCTCATCACGTCCGGTGAGACCGCCGACCGCCTCGGCCTGCGCCCCCTCGCCCGGCTGCACAGCTTCGCCGTCACCGGATCCGACCCGCTCCTCATGCTGACCGGGGTCGTCCCCGCGACCGAGAAGGTGCTGCGCCGGGCGAACCTGTCCCTCGGCGACATCGACCTGTTCGAGGTCAACGAGGCGTTCTCCAGTGTCGTCCTGGCCTGGCAGCAGGAGACCGGCGCCGACCTCGACAAGGTCAACGTGCACGGCGGCGCGATCGCGATCGGCCATCCGCTCGGCGCCAGCGGCACCCGCCTGACGACGACCCTGGTCCACGCCATGCGCGAACGCGGCGCACGCTACGCGCTGCAGACGATGTGCGAGGCGGGCGGACTGGCCAACGCGATGATCATCGAGTCGGTCCGACAGTGAGCGACGAGCCGGACCGGCAGTGAGCGACGAGCCGGACCGGCAGCCGGCCTGACCCGGCCCGCTCAGCGACGGCGCAGGTGGTGGCGCTTGCGCCAGGCCACCACCGCACCCGCCAGGGCGGGCAGCGCGATCGCGGCCACCGCGATCAGGAACACCGGGGACGTCGGCGTCGAGGCCCGGGCACCGGCGACGACATACGCGGCGATGTTCGGGATCGACCCGAGCGCGGTGGCGAGCAGAAAGGGGACGTAGCCCATGCGGGAGACGGCGGCGGCGTAGTTCGCGGCCCAGAACGGCACACCGGGGAACAGCCGCACCCCCAGCATCGAACGGAAGCCATGTCTGCTGAACTGGTGGTCCGCCGCCGTGAGTAGCCGCCCGCGCAGCAGCGGACGCAGCGCTTCCTGGCCGAGTATCCGGCCGAGCGTGAAGGCGAAGCCGGCCCCGATCACGGTGCCCGCTATGGCCGCGGCGAAGCCGAGCTGCGATCCGAAGAGCGCGCCCGCCGCCAGGTTCAGCAGCGGTCGCGGCACGAACGCCACCGTGACCAGCCCGTACGCCACGGCGAACAACACCACCGCGGCCGGGCCGGAGACCTGGGGCGGCCAGCCGTCCGCCAGGAGCTTGTGCGGCTCGAAGAGCAGCACCGAGGACCCGGCCGCCGCGAGCAGCACCACCAGCAGGGACAGCCGCGACCACGGCGAGAGCAGCACTCTCGAGCAGCGCACGGCGAGGCCTGCGGCCACGGGTGCCGGCGTCGGGGCGGGGACGGTGAGTTCCGTGGCGGCCTGGGACGAGGCCGTGGCGGTGCCCCCAGAGCGGGTGGTGGCATCGAGCATTCGGCGACAGTAACCGACGAAGATGTGTGATCGCCGTATGGTTCGTCTCATGGGCGTCACAGCTGCGGGAACACTGGAAGTGCCGGGCAGTGCCCTCGCCGACACGGTGCTGGAGCGGCTCGTCGCCACCTACGGCGCCGCGGCCGACCCCGACCGTGCCGCGCCCATGCGGGCGTACATGAAGGACGTGGCCCCCTTCCTGGGCCTCACCACCCCGGCCCGCCGCGTCCTGTCCCGCACCGTCATCGAGGGCCTGCCCCGCCCCGACGAGGCCGACTGCACCGCCGTCGCGCTGCGCTGCTGGCTGCTGCCCGAGCGCGAGTACCACTACTTCGCCGTCGACTACCTGCGCCGCCATGTCGCGCGTTGCTCCTCCGGCTTCCTGCCCGTGGCCCGGCACTTGATCACCACCGTCTCCTGGTGGGACACCGTCGACGCGCTCGCCGCGCACGTCGTCGGCGGGCTCGTCGCGGCCGACCCGAAGCTCACGGCGGACATGGACGCCTGGATCGTCGACGACGACCTGTGGGTCGCCCGCACCGCCCTGCTCCATCAGCTGCGCTACAAGGAACGCACCGACACCGGGCGCCTCTTCACCTACTGCCTGCGCCAGTCCGGGCACCCCGACTTCTTCGTCCGCAAGGCCATCGGCTGGTGCCTGCGCGAGTACGCCAAGACCGACCCGGAGGCCGTACGGGACTTCCTGGCCCGGGAGCAGGGGCGGTTCGCGCCGCTGTCGGTGCGGGAGGCGCTGAAGAACATCGGCGCCTGAAATCCCGTACCGCGAAAACCATTCGACGCCGGGCAGCGCGTCGGCAATGATCGACGTCATGTTCCGGCACGCCTTCGTCCTCGCAGCATCCGCGGTCGCGGATGCTCCGAAGGCTGCCGTTCCGATCTTCCTGGCCGCAGCCGACGGCGCCCGAAGCTGACCCTCTCCGGACATTCCGGCGGACCCCGCAGGGGGAGGGTCGGCGAGTCCTTGGGGTCCCCATCTCCTTCGTGGAGACTTCTGCAGAGACTTCGAGGTACAGCCATGTCCAAGACGGCATACGTGCGCACCAAACCGCATCTGAACATCGGCACCATGGGCCATGTCGACCACGGCAAGACCACCCTGACCGCCGCCATCACCAAGGTCCTCGCCGAGCGCGGGTCCGGTGCGTTCGTGCCCTTCGACCGCATCGACCGGGCGCCGGAGGAGGCCGCGCGCGGTATCACCATCAACATCGCGCACGTCGAGTACGAGACCGACACCCGCCACTACGCGCACGTCGACATGCCGGGCCACGCCGACTACGTCAAGAACATGGTCACCGGCGCCGCGCAGCTCGACGGGGCGATCCTCGTCGTCTCCGCGCTCGACGGGATCATGCCGCAGACCGCCGAACACGTGCTGCTCGCCCGGCAGGTGGGCGTCGACCACATCGTCGTCGCCCTCAACAAGGCCGACGCGGGCGACGCGGAGCTGATCGACCTCGTCGAGCTGGAGGTCCGCGACCTGCTCACCGAGCACGGCTACGGCGGCGACGCCGCGCCCGTCGTACGGGTCTCGGGGCTCAAGGCGCTGGAGGGCGACCCCCAGTGGACGGCGTCCATCGAGGCGCTGCTCGACGCGGTGGACACCTACGTTCCGATGCCGGAGCGCTATGTGGACGCGCCGTTCCTGCTGCCCGTGGAGAACGTGCTCACCATCACCGGCCGGGGGACCGTGGTGACCGGGGCCGTCGAGCGGGGCACCGTGCGGATGGGCGACCGGGTCGAAGTGCTCGGCGCCGGGCTGGAGACCGTGGTCACCGGCCTGGAGACCTTCGGCAAGCCGATGGACGAGGCGCAGGCCGGGGACAACGTGGCGTTGCTGCTGCGCGGCGTTCCGCGGGACGCCGTCCGGCGGGGCCATGTCGTGGCGGCGCCGGGGAGCGTGGAGCCGCGGCGGCGGTTCACGGCGCAGGTCTATGTGCTGTCGGCGCGCGAGGGGGGTCGTACGACGGCGGTCGCCAGCGGGTACCGGCCGCAGTTCTACATCCGTACGGCGGATGTGGTGGGCGACATCGACCTCGGCGAGGTGGGGGTCGCGCGGCCCGGGGAGACGGTCACGATGACGGTTGAGCTGGGGCGTGAGGTTCCGCTGGAGCCGGGGCTCGGGTTCGCCATCCGTGAGGGTGGCAGGACCGTCGGGGCGGGGACCGTGACTGCCGTCGAGTGAGGGTTGTTGCGGTTCGTGGGGGACTGCGGGGCCATCGTGGCTGGTCGCGTAGTTCCCCGCGCCCCTATAGGGGCGCTTCCCCCGGGCACAATGAGGAGGTGAACGACGCCATACCCGTCACCCGGCCTGTCGACTACGGCACCGCCAAACTGATGCCCGACGTCGACCGGAAGCGGGCCTGGCTGCTCACCGTCGACGGAGCGCCCCAGTCGTACGTCGACCTTGACGAGCCGACCCATCTGGAGTTCGAGTACGCCCGCCGCCTCGGCCATGTCCTCGACACCGTCGCCGAGCCGGGGCTGCCGCTGGACGTCCTGCACCTCGGGGGCGGGGCACTCACCCTGCCCCGGTACCTGGCGGCGACCCGGCCCGGCTCGCGGCAGGACGTCGTCGAGGCCGATCGCGGGCTGATGGAGCTGGTCGTCGAACACCTGCCGCTTCCGGACGGGACGGGCGTCCGGCTGCACGCCGGGGACGCGCGCACCTGGCTGGAAGCGGCCCCGGACGCCTCGGCGGACGTGCTCGTGGCCGACGTCTTCGGCGGATCACGGGTACCGGCACACCTGACGTCGGTCGCGTACGTCCGTCAGGCCGAGCGGGTGCTGCGCAGGAGCGGTGTCTACCTGGCCAACCTGGCGGACGCCGCGCCCTTCGCCTTCCTGCGCTCCCAACTCGCCACCTGCGCCACGGTGTTCGAGGAGCTGGCCCTGATCGCCGAACCGGGAGTGCTGCGCGGGCGCCGCTTCGGCAACGCGGTACTCGTCGCCGCGCACCACCCCGTCGACACGACCACCCTGACCCGACTCACCGCTTCCGACGCCTTCCCGGCCCGGGTCGAACACGGGGCGGCCCTGCGGGAGTTCATCGACGGGGCACGACCGGTGCGGGACGAGGACGCGGTACCGTCACCCGAGCCTCCCGGCGGGGCTTTCGGTGTCGGCTGAGGTGGGGTTCGCCTGTGGTCGTGTTCGGCGTGGCCTGGTTTGCGGTGCGGGACGAGGGCGCGGCGCCGTCAGCCGAGCCCGCCGACGGGGCTTTCGGTGTCGGCTGAGGCGGGGCGTTCGCCTGTGGTCACGTGCTTGGTGCTGCGGCGCAGGTTCCGTACGTCCGGTACGCACAGGACCGCCGCCGTGACCACCACGATCAGCGCGGCACAGCCCCACAGCGCCGACGTGCGTCCGAACGCCGACTCCGCCGGGCCGGCGAGAGCCGTGGCCAGCGGGACCAGGGCGACCGAGCCGAACCAGTCGTACGCGGCGACCCGGGACAGTTTGTCCTCGGGTATCTCCTGATGGAGCGCGGTCATCCAGGAGACCCCGAACACCTCCAGCATCACGCCGGTCAGGAACATCACCGCGCAGAGCGCACCGACCGGCACCGGTACGGCGAGCGCGGCGGAAGGGAGGGCGAGCGGGAAGACGCACAGGGTGCCGGCCAGGAGCAGGCGGCGTGGCTTCCAGCGGGTCATCAGCAGGGCGCCCGCGACGGTGCCCGCACCGAAGAAGCCCAGCGCCAGGCCCCACGGGCCCGCCCCGCCCAGGTGGTCCCGGGCGACGAGCGGGCCGTAGACCGCGTCCGCCGCCGCCACGACCGCGTTGGCGATGGAGAACTGCACGACGATGCCCCACAGCCACGGCCGCCCGGCGAACTCCCGCCAGCCCTCCCGCAGATCGGCGAGCATCCCGCCGCCCGGCGTACGCCTCGGAACGCGGCTCACATCGAGGAACGCCCGCATCGCGCCGGCGACCGCGAAGGCCGCCGCGTCCGCCGCCAGCACCCAGCCCGGTCCGATCGCGGCCACCATGGCGCCGCCCAGCGCGGCACCGCCCACCGCCGCGCCCTGCATCGCCATCCGGAACACGGCGAACGCCCGGCTCGCCTGCTCCCCCTGGACCGACGACAGCAGCATGCCCTCGGCCGCCGGGCTGAAGAACGCCTGGCCGGTGCCGCCGAGGGCGGTGAGCAGCATCATCTGCCACAGCTCGGCCTCCCCGGAGAGGACCAGCACGGCGAAGGCAGCCTGTGAGAGGCAGTTGAGGGCATTGGCCGCGACCATCACGCGGTGCCGGGGGAGGCGGTCCGCGACGGCGCCGCCGATCAGCAGGAACAGCACCAGCGGCAGGGTGCGGGAGGCGGCCACCAGACCCACGTCACCGCCGTCCCCGCCCGCCTCCAGCACCGCGAACGCCGCGGCGATCAGCGCACCGTTGCTGCCGAGGTTCGTGACGAACGCGGCGGCGGTCAGCAGGCTGTAGTTGCGGCCCGCCCAGGCGGGGCGGTGCGGACGGCGGTGCGGACGGCGGCGGAGATCGGCGGGGGACTTCACCGGCCGACTATCGCCGCCCGGCGTCCGGTTTGCCAAGCGAATTGCAGGTCACGTGCCGGATGCGGCATTTCGGCCCATGGTGATACGACGCTCGTCACATCTGTCTGTTCGTTGTTTCTACTCGTGGGTAACATGACGGCCATGAGCGCAGACCAGATGTCCATCGGCGAGATGCTCGCCGCCACCGTGCCCATGGCCCGGACCCTGAACCTCCAGTTCCTGGAGACCACACCGGACAAGGCCGTGGTGGCTCTGCCGGACCAGAGCGACTACCACAACCACGTGGGCGGGCCGCACGCCGGCGCGATGTTCACGCTCGGCGAGTCCGCCAGCGGCGCGATCGTGCTGGCGGCGTTCGGTGACCAGCTCTCGCGTGCCGTGCCGCTCGCGGTCAGCGCCGAGATCGCCTACAAGAAGCTCGCCATGGGCGCCGTCACCGCCACCGCGACGCTGGGCCGCCCGGCCGCCGAGGTCGTCGCCCAACTCGACGCGGGGGAGCGCCCCGAGTTCCCGGTGACGATCGAGATCCAGCGCGGGGACGGGGCCGTCACCGGTCAGATGACCGTCGTCTGGACGCTGCGGCCCAACAACTGAGCCGATCGCACGACCCACGGCAGCAGTCGGGGCCCCGCATGGGGCGGGGGCCCTGATCGCATTCCGGCGGGAGGAGGGGCGGCTCAGGCCGCGAGTCGGTCGCGCCGCGCCCCGTCGTACTCCAGCCCCGTCGCGAACTCCTTCAGCCAGGCCGCGAACTCCGGCCCCAGGTCGGGCCGGTCGCACGCCAGCCGTACCACCGTGCGCAGGCAGTCCGCCTTGTCGCCGGTGTCGTAGCGCAGCCCGTCGAAGACCACGCCGTGGACCGTGCCGCCCGTCGCCGGCTCCTGGAGCGCGTCGGTGAGCTGGATCTCGCCACCGCGGCCGGGCGGGGTGCGCTCCAGGACGCCGAAGACGGCCGGGGCGAGGACATAGCGGCCGATGACCGCGTAGTGGCTCGGCGCGTCCTCCCGCGACGGCTTCTCCACCAGGCCCGTGACCCGGACCACGCCGTCCTCGCCGGACGGTTCGACGGTCGCGCAGCCGTAGCGGTGGATCTGCTCCTGCGGGACCTCCATGAGGGCGATCACGCTGCCCTCGTGCCGGTCGCGGACCTCCAGCATCCGGCTGAGCAGGGTCTCGCACGGGTCGATGAGGTCGTCGCCCAGGAGCACGGCGAAGGGCTGGTCGCCCACGCGGTGGCGGGCGCACCGCACCGCGTGACCGAGGCCGAGGGGGTCGCCCTGGCGGATGTGGTGGATGTCGGCCGGCCGGGCCGGGTCGCGCACCGCGTCCAGCCGTACGGTTTCGCCCTTGGCGGCGAGTGCCTGCTCCAGCTCGAAGGCGTGGTCGAAGTGGTCCTCGATGGCCCGCTTGTGGCGGCCGGGACGACCACCTTGCGGACGGTGCGGACGGTGCGGGGGTCGTGTGGGGGACGATCATGCGGGCCATGCTGATACATGGGGATGGGAGCACGCCGAGAGAAGCCTCGCAGTCACCTGTGCGGCCGCGCGACATGCGGAATTGAAGATTCCGTGGACCAATGTTCTTTGGCCGTACACAACTTGACGGCGTGTTCGTCGACACCTTCGAATGCGGGTACGGATACCGCTGGTAACTTTTCTGAAATTCCCGCTTTTTGAATCTCGGTCACTCGAACTTCTTGTTTCCTGTGCGTCGCTTGTGCGAAAGTGAGCGGCCCCGATAGCCGGTCCATGACTGACGCGGCCTAGGTATGCACCAATCAGGCGCCTGCTTTTCCGACGGACGCGCATTTCCCATGGCGTCCAGCGGCTGGGAAGGAAATGGTTCAGTGCAATCCCCCCACCCCCCTCGACCGCCGTACCCGCCTCGGCCCGGGGCGAGCCCGGGAGAGTCCGACCGTGATCTCGTCGCAAGCCTGGACGAGGCCGCCGCGGACTCCCGTGCCGTCGCCCTGCTGATGGCCCGGCACTGGCGTGCCACCTACGACTACGCGGCCATCTGCCTGGTCGCCACGGAGAGTTCGGCCTCCATGGTGGCCGCCGCGGCGTTCCACCGCGTGCTCCGCCGGCCGGCCGACGGCGCGCTGCGTCCCCAACTCCTCGTCGCCGTAAGGGACATGGTGAAGGAGTGGGCGGCGGACGACCGTATTTCCGTCCTCCTGCCGGAACTCGGCAAACCCACCGGCGGTCGTGGACTGCGTGCCGCACGGCCCGCGACGCCCGAAAGGCGGCAAATCGCCGAGCGCGCATTCCAGGCCCTGTCGGGAGCCTCGCAATGCCTCCTGTGGCACACCGAGGTCGACGCGGAACCGATAACCGTACCCGCCGGTCTGCTGGGGGTGGACACGGCCACGGCGACGGCCGCGCTGGAGGAAGTGCGCGAGCAATTCCGCAGGGGTTGTGTCCGCGCCCACGGCGAACTCGCGCCCACCCGGGAATGCCGCTTCTACAACCGCCTCCTCGACGTCCCCATTCGCCGCGGCGGCGCCCTGCTGCCCGATGTCCAGCAGCATCTGATGGAGTGCCGCTACTGCCGGCACGCCGCCGAGCAGCTCAGCCATTTCGAGGGCGGCCTGGAGGTGCTGCTCGCGGAGACCGTGCTCGGCTGGGGCGCGCGGCGCTACCTCGACTCCAGACCCGGGCGGGGCGGCTCGGGAGCGTCGGCGTCCGACCGCCGCCGACGGGGCGGACGGCATCGCCCGGGGCGACCGGCCCCGGCGCGCGGACGCACGAAGGCCCTCGCCGTGGGCGTCGGACTGACCGCCCTGGCCCTGCTCGTGACGGTGCTCACCGCGAAGGGCTGGACCGAGGAGAACGGTGCCCCCGAGACCACCTGGGGCGTGCCCAGCAGCCAGACCGTCCACCCCGGCGCCGTGTCCTCGCCCGAGTCCGGCGGATCACCCTCGGCCGCCTCGGCCGAGGGCCCCGTCGAGGTCGCCCAGGGCAGGCTCCGCAACCTCGACGACGGTCGGTGCCTGGACCTGCGCGACGGCAAGGTCCGCACCGGTGCCCCGGCCGAGCTGGCGGAGTGCTCCGCCGCGGCCTCCCAGCAGTGGTCGTACCGCGACAACGGCGTGCTGCGCAGTGCCGCCGACCCCGCCCTCTGCCTCGACTCCGACCCGGACGAGGGCACGGTCGTCCTGGCGAACTGCCTCGCCCACGCCGGCGAGGTGCGCTACGACCTCACCGTCCACGGGGAACTGCTGCTGCGCCGGGCCGAGCGGCTGGCGGTCGCGGGCGGCGAGGGCGTGAGCGTGGTCGTCGCCGAACGGGACGGGACCGAGGCGCAGCGCTGGATGCTCGACGGCGGCCTAGCGGACGAGGGCGGGCAGG
It encodes:
- a CDS encoding winged helix-turn-helix transcriptional regulator; this encodes MAATKDPRPCSIADALALVGEKYSLLVLREVCLGNGRFDQLVRNIGAPRDILATRLRRLVDAGILTKRAYSERPQRFEYRPTRAGLELEPVLMTLMAWGDRHLRGDDDRPMVIEHICGNELVPVVICRACGDPVRHEDLTAHPQVPGWSVAGPTAA
- a CDS encoding DNA alkylation repair protein; translated protein: MGVTAAGTLEVPGSALADTVLERLVATYGAAADPDRAAPMRAYMKDVAPFLGLTTPARRVLSRTVIEGLPRPDEADCTAVALRCWLLPEREYHYFAVDYLRRHVARCSSGFLPVARHLITTVSWWDTVDALAAHVVGGLVAADPKLTADMDAWIVDDDLWVARTALLHQLRYKERTDTGRLFTYCLRQSGHPDFFVRKAIGWCLREYAKTDPEAVRDFLAREQGRFAPLSVREALKNIGA
- a CDS encoding MFS transporter, translated to MKSPADLRRRPHRRPHRPAWAGRNYSLLTAAAFVTNLGSNGALIAAAFAVLEAGGDGGDVGLVAASRTLPLVLFLLIGGAVADRLPRHRVMVAANALNCLSQAAFAVLVLSGEAELWQMMLLTALGGTGQAFFSPAAEGMLLSSVQGEQASRAFAVFRMAMQGAAVGGAALGGAMVAAIGPGWVLAADAAAFAVAGAMRAFLDVSRVPRRTPGGGMLADLREGWREFAGRPWLWGIVVQFSIANAVVAAADAVYGPLVARDHLGGAGPWGLALGFFGAGTVAGALLMTRWKPRRLLLAGTLCVFPLALPSAALAVPVPVGALCAVMFLTGVMLEVFGVSWMTALHQEIPEDKLSRVAAYDWFGSVALVPLATALAGPAESAFGRTSALWGCAALIVVVTAAVLCVPDVRNLRRSTKHVTTGERPASADTESPVGGLG
- a CDS encoding spermidine synthase, which produces MNDAIPVTRPVDYGTAKLMPDVDRKRAWLLTVDGAPQSYVDLDEPTHLEFEYARRLGHVLDTVAEPGLPLDVLHLGGGALTLPRYLAATRPGSRQDVVEADRGLMELVVEHLPLPDGTGVRLHAGDARTWLEAAPDASADVLVADVFGGSRVPAHLTSVAYVRQAERVLRRSGVYLANLADAAPFAFLRSQLATCATVFEELALIAEPGVLRGRRFGNAVLVAAHHPVDTTTLTRLTASDAFPARVEHGAALREFIDGARPVRDEDAVPSPEPPGGAFGVG
- the tuf gene encoding elongation factor Tu; this translates as MSKTAYVRTKPHLNIGTMGHVDHGKTTLTAAITKVLAERGSGAFVPFDRIDRAPEEAARGITINIAHVEYETDTRHYAHVDMPGHADYVKNMVTGAAQLDGAILVVSALDGIMPQTAEHVLLARQVGVDHIVVALNKADAGDAELIDLVELEVRDLLTEHGYGGDAAPVVRVSGLKALEGDPQWTASIEALLDAVDTYVPMPERYVDAPFLLPVENVLTITGRGTVVTGAVERGTVRMGDRVEVLGAGLETVVTGLETFGKPMDEAQAGDNVALLLRGVPRDAVRRGHVVAAPGSVEPRRRFTAQVYVLSAREGGRTTAVASGYRPQFYIRTADVVGDIDLGEVGVARPGETVTMTVELGREVPLEPGLGFAIREGGRTVGAGTVTAVE
- a CDS encoding DUF4442 domain-containing protein; translated protein: MSIGEMLAATVPMARTLNLQFLETTPDKAVVALPDQSDYHNHVGGPHAGAMFTLGESASGAIVLAAFGDQLSRAVPLAVSAEIAYKKLAMGAVTATATLGRPAAEVVAQLDAGERPEFPVTIEIQRGDGAVTGQMTVVWTLRPNN
- a CDS encoding TVP38/TMEM64 family protein, with translation MLDATTRSGGTATASSQAATELTVPAPTPAPVAAGLAVRCSRVLLSPWSRLSLLVVLLAAAGSSVLLFEPHKLLADGWPPQVSGPAAVVLFAVAYGLVTVAFVPRPLLNLAAGALFGSQLGFAAAIAGTVIGAGFAFTLGRILGQEALRPLLRGRLLTAADHQFSRHGFRSMLGVRLFPGVPFWAANYAAAVSRMGYVPFLLATALGSIPNIAAYVVAGARASTPTSPVFLIAVAAIALPALAGAVVAWRKRHHLRRR
- a CDS encoding RICIN domain-containing protein produces the protein MQSPHPPRPPYPPRPGASPGESDRDLVASLDEAAADSRAVALLMARHWRATYDYAAICLVATESSASMVAAAAFHRVLRRPADGALRPQLLVAVRDMVKEWAADDRISVLLPELGKPTGGRGLRAARPATPERRQIAERAFQALSGASQCLLWHTEVDAEPITVPAGLLGVDTATATAALEEVREQFRRGCVRAHGELAPTRECRFYNRLLDVPIRRGGALLPDVQQHLMECRYCRHAAEQLSHFEGGLEVLLAETVLGWGARRYLDSRPGRGGSGASASDRRRRGGRHRPGRPAPARGRTKALAVGVGLTALALLVTVLTAKGWTEENGAPETTWGVPSSQTVHPGAVSSPESGGSPSAASAEGPVEVAQGRLRNLDDGRCLDLRDGKVRTGAPAELAECSAAASQQWSYRDNGVLRSAADPALCLDSDPDEGTVVLANCLAHAGEVRYDLTVHGELLLRRAERLAVAGGEGVSVVVAERDGTEAQRWMLDGGLADEGGQEEAQTPESDLRKDDDESRAEEKEKEKEKGKGREDGIAPVEPDRGSPHDPVPEPTAAEQPPQSDQDGPEEHPQPRYGTRYVQADSGETAAPATPVDTVTSVLDGIRPFLVQIIDTSHSGS
- a CDS encoding thiolase family protein codes for the protein MRDAVIVEAVRTPIGKGKPNGSLAHVHPVQLLAHTLRTLVERSGVDPALIDDVIGGTVDQVGEQAMNTTRYAALSAGFPETVPATTVDRQCGSSQQAVHFAAQGVLSGAYDLVVACGVESMSRVPMWSNVPPGKDPFGPGIAERYPEGLVPQGISAELIAAKWSITREQMDAFAVSSHRKAAAAWDQGLFDAEVAPLEGVSRDECVRPGSTPEILAGLKPAYYDPAFAERFPQIEWNVTAGNASPINDGASAVLITSGETADRLGLRPLARLHSFAVTGSDPLLMLTGVVPATEKVLRRANLSLGDIDLFEVNEAFSSVVLAWQQETGADLDKVNVHGGAIAIGHPLGASGTRLTTTLVHAMRERGARYALQTMCEAGGLANAMIIESVRQ